A genomic stretch from Sulfobacillus thermosulfidooxidans includes:
- the trpD gene encoding anthranilate phosphoribosyltransferase gives MNTEEELIRHDLMLLSQGNKLNEQDAYALMDAIMNGAATPVQVAGILMALAVRGETVDELTGFARAMRDHATPIVLTNRPVLDTCGTGGDRSFTFNVSTVSAFVVAASGVRVAKHGNRSATSKSGSADLLEALGIRITQNPEEVARFVDEIGFGFLFAQQIHTSMRFAAQTRKELGVRTVFNLLGPLTNPVHPEYQLLGVFGEQWVKPITEVLSRLKLQRAVVVHGAGGLDEVSLAGPTIFGIADSEGIRYGQWIPEDLGLPMYPKEAFRGGDPAENAQICYQVLRGEEGPYLDMVLANAGVGLYAAGAVSTPKEGVDMAREAIQSGQAARIVDELISQSQHQEQQEA, from the coding sequence ATGAATACTGAAGAAGAGTTGATACGTCATGATCTTATGCTGTTAAGTCAAGGCAATAAATTGAATGAACAAGACGCATACGCATTGATGGACGCCATTATGAATGGTGCAGCGACTCCGGTTCAAGTGGCCGGCATCCTGATGGCTCTTGCCGTGCGCGGTGAAACGGTAGATGAATTGACAGGATTTGCCCGAGCAATGCGAGATCATGCGACACCTATTGTTTTAACGAACCGCCCAGTGCTCGATACCTGTGGTACAGGAGGAGATCGGTCCTTCACGTTTAATGTTTCGACAGTCTCTGCATTTGTGGTGGCCGCTAGTGGGGTCCGTGTCGCTAAACATGGAAACCGTTCAGCGACATCGAAAAGTGGCAGCGCCGATTTATTAGAAGCGCTAGGTATTCGTATTACTCAAAATCCGGAGGAGGTTGCCCGCTTCGTAGACGAAATCGGATTTGGCTTTCTATTCGCCCAGCAAATTCATACGTCGATGCGGTTTGCAGCCCAGACTCGCAAAGAATTAGGGGTTCGCACCGTTTTCAATTTGCTGGGACCCTTAACCAATCCTGTGCATCCCGAATATCAATTGTTGGGTGTTTTCGGCGAGCAATGGGTGAAGCCGATTACTGAAGTGCTGTCTAGGTTGAAATTACAACGTGCTGTTGTGGTTCATGGGGCGGGCGGTCTTGATGAAGTGTCTCTAGCTGGTCCCACAATTTTTGGTATCGCCGATAGTGAGGGTATCCGTTATGGACAATGGATCCCAGAGGATTTGGGTTTGCCCATGTATCCCAAAGAGGCGTTTCGTGGGGGAGATCCGGCAGAAAACGCTCAAATATGTTACCAGGTATTGCGTGGGGAAGAAGGGCCTTACCTGGACATGGTCTTGGCTAATGCAGGCGTGGGGCTTTATGCGGCGGGGGCGGTATCGACACCTAAAGAGGGTGTCGATATGGCGCGCGAGGCGATTCAAAGCGGGCAAGCAGCACGGATTGTTGACGAGCTCATCTCTCAAAGCCAGCACCAAGAGCAACAGGAGGCATAG
- the trpC gene encoding indole-3-glycerol phosphate synthase TrpC, whose translation MFLEKIVASVKDRVDALKAQETVLYDLAKSQGPVKSLAQSLRQHPSMPLGIIAECKQKSPSKGWLTDHYEPVAQAKGYEQRGAHGISVLTEPEFFAGHLTHLEQVKQSVSLPVLRKDFVLDPVQIFESRSSGADAVLIIVRIVDDVQLRDLAQAARDVGIEMLVEIHAPNELDRAMTIEPDILGVNNRDLDSFETRLTFSLELSSHIPQDVVKISESGIQSSQDVEQIRRHGYTGILVGEHLMRGGNLLEALQSGT comes from the coding sequence ATGTTCCTCGAAAAGATTGTGGCATCCGTTAAAGACCGCGTCGATGCGTTAAAAGCGCAAGAAACCGTGTTATATGATTTAGCGAAGAGCCAAGGGCCAGTGAAATCTCTCGCGCAGTCTCTTCGGCAACATCCTTCGATGCCCTTAGGTATTATTGCCGAATGCAAACAAAAATCACCGTCCAAGGGATGGCTAACTGATCATTATGAGCCGGTAGCGCAGGCCAAAGGTTACGAACAGCGCGGGGCTCATGGTATTTCTGTTTTGACGGAACCGGAATTTTTTGCTGGCCATTTGACTCATCTCGAACAAGTGAAGCAATCCGTGAGCCTGCCAGTACTCCGTAAAGACTTTGTGCTAGATCCGGTCCAAATTTTTGAAAGCCGAAGTAGCGGGGCGGATGCGGTATTAATTATCGTCCGCATTGTGGACGATGTGCAGCTAAGAGATTTAGCTCAAGCAGCTCGGGATGTGGGCATTGAAATGCTCGTCGAAATCCATGCCCCAAACGAACTAGACCGGGCCATGACTATCGAGCCTGATATTTTAGGGGTAAACAACCGCGATTTGGACAGTTTTGAAACGCGCTTAACGTTTTCTTTGGAATTGAGCTCCCATATTCCTCAAGACGTCGTGAAGATTAGTGAAAGTGGGATTCAATCATCCCAGGATGTTGAGCAGATAAGGCGCCATGGCTATACCGGAATTTTGGTGGGAGAACATTTAATGCGTGGTGGCAACTTATTGGAGGCATTACAGAGTGGAACCTGA
- the trpA gene encoding tryptophan synthase subunit alpha yields MINVGTSVAQVFEHTKSEGRAALIPYVTAGHPHLGDLEELVRAMNDAGADIIEIGIPFSDPLADGPVLQKAATKALNNGTKIRDVLQATERLSAHSVPLVYLTYFNPVFHYGVRDFLKAARDSGVKGIIIPDLPWEESDEVFHDTQELGMSLIPLVAPTSTDAHIASLAKATGFVYGVSVTGVTGVRQEVDAGVKTLVERVKRQISLPLAIGFGISTPEHARYVGSVADGVIVGSALVRRIDEAGVDAAKQTYEFVSALRKALSD; encoded by the coding sequence ATGATTAATGTCGGAACCAGCGTGGCACAAGTTTTTGAGCATACCAAATCCGAAGGGCGTGCAGCACTCATCCCGTATGTTACGGCAGGTCATCCCCATTTAGGCGATCTGGAAGAACTTGTACGCGCCATGAATGATGCCGGAGCCGACATCATTGAAATCGGGATTCCCTTTTCTGATCCCCTAGCAGATGGCCCGGTATTACAGAAAGCGGCCACGAAAGCTTTAAATAATGGGACTAAAATCCGTGATGTCCTGCAGGCTACGGAGAGGCTCAGTGCGCACTCTGTCCCACTTGTCTATCTCACCTATTTTAATCCTGTCTTTCACTATGGCGTGCGGGATTTTCTTAAAGCCGCCCGGGATAGTGGCGTGAAAGGAATCATCATCCCCGATCTGCCCTGGGAAGAAAGCGATGAGGTATTTCATGACACTCAAGAATTAGGAATGTCTTTGATCCCCCTTGTGGCGCCCACATCGACGGATGCGCACATTGCATCGTTGGCCAAAGCGACCGGATTTGTGTACGGCGTGTCCGTGACGGGTGTGACAGGGGTACGTCAAGAAGTGGATGCCGGCGTGAAAACTCTGGTGGAACGGGTTAAGCGGCAGATTTCACTGCCTCTAGCTATCGGATTTGGCATTTCAACCCCCGAGCATGCACGCTATGTGGGAAGCGTAGCCGATGGCGTCATTGTCGGGAGTGCGCTAGTCCGCCGCATCGACGAGGCAGGGGTCGATGCGGCCAAGCAAACGTATGAATTTGTCTCGGCACTACGCAAGGCGTTATCAGATTAA
- the recG gene encoding ATP-dependent DNA helicase RecG, producing the protein MAKSRMTHSVPLGPGDAVTKWPGIGETRAQELENLGVKTIEELLGLWPHRHEDRSVMTPLWMLQDGESVTVQGTIQNAQYDPIKKILRVQIQEGHTSLTAIFFHASWLKRQFEPGCTAIFSGKAERRGHQLSMAHPDFQVMTSDREPLLGLVPIYPLSGSLKQVFMQRLMRDIVPRFAPQLPDPLPPSIQEQEGLISRPEAILHQHFPPSTLALEASRKRLVFDEFLRMALAVLLMHQVDPHVPGMVQKPDGPLVQQFLASLPFSLTDGQKQAWSEIQHDLRQPTPMARLLQGDVGSGKTVIAILTMLAAVDAGHQAAFMAPTELLAEQQWLVLQNFLRPLGLSVALLTGKDRHADTYREALKAGSIPLVVGTQALIGDRVEFQRLGVVVVDEQHRFGVKQRARLSLKGEYPDMLVMTATPIPRTLALTVYGDLQVSEVKGLPPGRKPVETIHLSHKDRRIAYQRVMAAVKRGEQAYVVCPLVGGDDEESQAKAAVDLALGMKKIPGWRIGLLHGKMHSKDKTRIMEQFRQGDIDVLVATTIVEVGVDVPNATIMVIEEADRFGLAQLHQLRGRVGRGAKPATCFLIADPKTDQARERLEAMVRFHEGLKLAEEDLRLRGPGEILGMRQHGLTGFQLADPLKDLDLLQRARLVAREIIRSDPQLVKPEHQALRTWVLDAMDDGVPSQVLH; encoded by the coding sequence GTGGCAAAAAGCCGAATGACCCATTCGGTACCTTTGGGGCCAGGCGATGCGGTCACTAAATGGCCCGGGATAGGGGAAACACGGGCGCAAGAATTAGAAAATCTTGGGGTGAAAACAATTGAAGAACTCCTAGGTCTGTGGCCTCACCGTCATGAAGATCGCTCTGTCATGACTCCATTGTGGATGCTCCAAGACGGTGAGAGCGTAACCGTCCAAGGAACCATTCAAAACGCACAGTATGATCCCATTAAAAAGATATTGCGTGTGCAGATTCAAGAGGGACATACGTCATTAACGGCTATCTTTTTCCATGCGAGCTGGTTGAAACGTCAATTTGAACCGGGATGCACGGCGATTTTCAGCGGTAAAGCCGAGCGACGCGGCCATCAGTTAAGCATGGCCCATCCTGACTTTCAAGTGATGACTTCAGACCGGGAACCACTGTTAGGTTTGGTGCCAATTTATCCCTTATCAGGGTCTTTAAAACAGGTATTTATGCAGCGACTTATGCGGGACATCGTTCCTCGCTTTGCCCCACAACTTCCTGATCCCTTGCCTCCGTCGATACAAGAGCAAGAAGGCTTGATCTCACGCCCGGAAGCAATTTTGCATCAGCATTTTCCACCCAGTACGCTTGCACTGGAAGCGTCTCGCAAACGACTCGTGTTTGACGAATTTTTACGTATGGCTTTGGCAGTGTTGTTGATGCATCAAGTCGATCCGCATGTGCCCGGTATGGTGCAAAAGCCTGACGGACCCTTGGTGCAGCAATTCTTAGCGTCCCTTCCCTTTTCCTTAACCGATGGGCAAAAACAGGCATGGAGCGAGATTCAACATGATTTACGGCAGCCAACACCTATGGCCCGGCTTTTGCAAGGCGATGTGGGATCCGGGAAAACGGTCATTGCTATTTTGACCATGTTGGCTGCGGTGGACGCCGGCCACCAGGCGGCTTTTATGGCACCCACCGAATTGTTGGCGGAGCAGCAGTGGCTTGTGCTGCAAAATTTTCTTCGTCCTTTGGGGCTTTCTGTTGCTTTGTTAACGGGCAAGGACAGGCATGCAGATACTTACCGGGAAGCATTGAAAGCGGGAAGCATTCCACTTGTGGTCGGAACCCAGGCATTAATTGGTGACCGTGTGGAATTTCAACGATTGGGCGTGGTTGTCGTCGATGAGCAACATCGGTTTGGGGTAAAGCAACGTGCTCGCTTATCCTTGAAAGGCGAATACCCAGATATGTTGGTGATGACTGCAACACCTATTCCTCGTACTTTGGCTCTCACAGTCTATGGCGATTTGCAAGTATCAGAGGTGAAGGGTCTACCACCGGGACGAAAACCTGTGGAAACTATTCATTTATCGCACAAGGATCGGCGTATAGCCTATCAACGCGTGATGGCGGCTGTCAAACGTGGCGAACAAGCTTATGTTGTCTGTCCTCTAGTAGGCGGTGATGATGAAGAAAGTCAGGCAAAAGCTGCGGTGGATTTGGCCCTGGGCATGAAAAAAATTCCTGGATGGCGTATTGGTTTATTGCATGGCAAGATGCATTCCAAAGATAAGACACGCATTATGGAACAGTTCCGCCAAGGTGACATTGATGTCTTGGTTGCAACCACTATTGTGGAGGTCGGTGTTGATGTCCCTAATGCAACTATTATGGTCATTGAAGAAGCTGATCGGTTTGGATTAGCCCAATTACACCAGTTGCGTGGACGAGTGGGACGGGGGGCTAAGCCGGCAACGTGCTTTCTGATTGCCGATCCCAAAACGGATCAAGCCCGAGAACGCCTGGAGGCTATGGTCCGTTTTCATGAGGGACTGAAATTAGCGGAAGAAGATTTGCGTCTACGTGGTCCAGGAGAAATTTTAGGGATGCGCCAACATGGTTTAACAGGATTTCAATTGGCCGATCCTCTTAAAGATTTAGACTTGTTGCAGCGAGCCCGTCTGGTGGCACGAGAAATCATACGCTCCGATCCCCAATTAGTGAAGCCTGAGCACCAAGCATTGCGGACATGGGTTCTAGATGCGATGGACGACGGTGTCCCTTCACAAGTTTTGCATTAA
- the trpB gene encoding tryptophan synthase subunit beta — translation MAMMKEVPDERGRYGSFGGRYVPETLIPALDELSVAYEQAKHDPAFHQELDALLKDYVGRPTPLRRADRLSEKLGFDVYLKREDLNHTGAHKINNTMGQILLARRMGKSRIIAETGAGQHGVATATAAALFGLKAQVYMGEEDVKRQALNVYRMQLLGAEVIPVSSGSKTLKDATNEAIRDWVTNVRTTFYVIGSVVGPHPYPMMVRDFQSVIGKEARQQFQNLTGTLPTHIVAPVGGGSNSMGVFYAFRNDPVALIGVEAAGSGIETGKHAATITVGMKGILHGSLSYLLQDDDGQIMPAHSISAGLDYPGVGPEHAYFHDIGRARYDAITDKEALAAFHQLSELEGIIPALESAHAVAWVIKEQDPLREQQARVLINLSGRGDKDIDSVRDYEEGHHD, via the coding sequence ATGGCGATGATGAAAGAGGTTCCTGACGAACGCGGGCGGTACGGTTCTTTTGGAGGACGTTACGTTCCTGAAACTTTAATTCCAGCCTTGGATGAACTATCTGTTGCTTACGAACAGGCTAAACACGATCCCGCTTTTCACCAGGAACTGGATGCCCTCCTTAAAGATTATGTAGGACGTCCTACTCCGTTGCGGCGGGCGGACCGGCTTAGTGAAAAATTGGGATTTGATGTGTATTTAAAACGGGAAGATTTAAACCATACCGGTGCTCATAAAATCAACAATACCATGGGACAGATTTTATTGGCCCGCCGTATGGGAAAATCTCGTATTATTGCGGAAACGGGTGCGGGTCAGCACGGGGTCGCCACGGCTACGGCTGCCGCGTTATTTGGGCTTAAAGCGCAGGTTTATATGGGGGAGGAAGATGTCAAGCGCCAAGCCTTGAATGTTTACCGGATGCAGCTTTTAGGAGCTGAGGTCATACCCGTATCCTCAGGTTCCAAGACCTTAAAAGACGCTACCAATGAAGCGATTCGGGATTGGGTCACCAACGTCCGCACGACATTCTATGTCATTGGTTCCGTTGTAGGACCTCATCCCTATCCGATGATGGTACGTGACTTTCAATCCGTGATTGGAAAAGAAGCCCGACAGCAATTTCAGAATCTCACGGGGACATTGCCCACGCATATTGTCGCACCCGTCGGGGGCGGATCCAATTCAATGGGCGTATTTTATGCCTTCCGCAATGATCCCGTCGCGTTAATTGGGGTCGAGGCAGCCGGATCCGGAATTGAAACGGGAAAACACGCGGCGACGATAACCGTCGGCATGAAGGGTATTTTACATGGAAGTCTCAGTTATCTTCTCCAAGATGATGATGGTCAGATCATGCCTGCGCATTCAATTTCTGCAGGACTCGACTATCCCGGTGTGGGCCCTGAACATGCCTATTTTCATGATATAGGACGCGCCCGGTATGATGCGATTACGGACAAAGAGGCCCTAGCGGCTTTTCACCAGCTCTCGGAGTTGGAGGGCATTATTCCTGCCTTGGAAAGCGCGCATGCTGTAGCCTGGGTTATTAAAGAACAAGACCCATTACGGGAGCAACAGGCACGCGTACTGATTAATTTATCAGGCCGTGGCGATAAAGATATTGATTCCGTGAGGGATTATGAGGAGGGACATCATGATTAA
- a CDS encoding anthranilate synthase component II — protein MILVLDNYDSFTYNLVQYLGILGHELRVVRNDEVSVEEIRQMNPSRIVLSPGPGRPEDAGIMVDLIRALGPEIPVLGVCLGHQAIAYAFGGEVGPAVRLMHGKDDKIFHNEEDIFRGLPQGFLAGRYHSLAVNVDSSNELEVTAKSSDGTVMAIRHRSYPIFGIQFHPESVLTPLGMDILKNFLELSEAAQSHYQGEHRYEY, from the coding sequence GTGATTCTTGTCCTCGACAATTATGATTCTTTTACCTATAATCTCGTTCAATATTTAGGGATTCTTGGCCATGAATTGCGTGTAGTGCGGAACGATGAAGTGAGCGTGGAAGAAATTCGGCAGATGAATCCTTCTCGCATTGTTCTGTCACCGGGTCCAGGACGTCCAGAAGATGCGGGGATTATGGTCGATCTGATCCGCGCATTAGGTCCCGAAATTCCTGTCTTGGGAGTCTGCTTAGGCCATCAAGCAATTGCTTACGCCTTTGGCGGCGAAGTGGGACCAGCCGTGCGTCTAATGCATGGTAAGGACGATAAGATTTTTCACAATGAGGAAGACATTTTCCGCGGTTTGCCGCAAGGATTTTTGGCTGGGCGCTATCATTCGCTGGCCGTCAACGTTGATTCCAGCAATGAGTTGGAAGTGACGGCCAAAAGCAGTGATGGCACGGTCATGGCCATTAGACACCGGTCCTATCCGATTTTTGGCATCCAGTTTCATCCTGAGTCTGTGTTAACCCCTTTAGGCATGGACATTTTGAAAAACTTCTTGGAGTTATCGGAAGCTGCCCAATCTCATTATCAAGGAGAGCATCGCTATGAATACTGA
- a CDS encoding phosphoribosylanthranilate isomerase: MEPEVKICGVKDALTALEAHKAGADYIGLVLAPSSRQISLDHARHLVMTLPAVRFVAVVRRMSREALQELLEKVPFWAVQYHGEADFDWISMVHEAGRKAVATRLDERADIILMDGPEPGQGRTWDWQRPASDKPVWIAGGLTPENVGTVVRTLRPDGVDVSSGVETDGVKDIGKIRQFIKEAKQWR, encoded by the coding sequence GTGGAACCTGAAGTCAAAATTTGTGGCGTCAAAGATGCTTTAACGGCGCTGGAAGCGCACAAGGCCGGTGCTGATTACATTGGACTGGTTTTAGCTCCCAGTTCCCGTCAAATATCTCTTGATCACGCACGCCACTTGGTTATGACCTTGCCTGCCGTTCGCTTTGTCGCGGTTGTTCGTCGCATGAGTCGCGAGGCACTGCAGGAGTTATTAGAAAAAGTACCCTTTTGGGCAGTTCAATATCATGGAGAAGCTGATTTTGATTGGATCTCGATGGTGCATGAGGCTGGCCGCAAGGCGGTCGCCACCAGACTCGATGAGCGCGCTGATATTATTTTGATGGATGGCCCAGAACCCGGGCAGGGCCGGACATGGGACTGGCAGCGTCCGGCAAGTGATAAACCGGTGTGGATCGCCGGAGGACTCACGCCCGAAAATGTGGGAACGGTTGTCCGCACGTTGCGTCCCGATGGCGTGGATGTTTCTAGTGGCGTCGAAACGGATGGCGTGAAGGATATTGGCAAAATTCGGCAATTCATTAAGGAGGCCAAACAATGGCGATGA
- a CDS encoding anthranilate synthase component I family protein codes for MDRIGHNALWDSPDCEHIAIVRNFAVDQITPISAFLRLRPFGAHTLLESVEGDDKVARYSFIAIGEWARLLEADGQAVLVGPEGTEVSNDPLELIRRQQQRQRIAVPQEIEWPFVGGAIGYFGYDWIRRLEKLPRRHAKRGPDWEWVWPKAVIAFDHRKQQVAVIVESLRDQMDQAFTRMEILVDALRQPLMLAEPHVRQLTPIKSNMTREYYNQMIKRAKDYILAGDIFQVVLSQTLSTHISGDPFSLYRKLRHINPSPYLFYLETPRRTLAGSSPEALVRVTNHVASNRPIAGTRKRGANAAEDERLWNELIADPKEKAEHVMLVDLARNDLGRVCEYGSVTVSQFMTKEIYSHVMHIVSEVQGHLKPQYDALDALAACFPAGTLTGAPKIRAMEIIEELEPEARGAYGGIVGYLSHRGDLDACITIRTLDVMGDTVSVQAGGGIVADSQVEFEFQESMNKAAAALSVLHATEEEWL; via the coding sequence ATGGACCGAATAGGCCACAATGCATTATGGGACAGTCCGGATTGCGAACACATTGCTATTGTTAGAAATTTTGCGGTGGATCAAATTACCCCAATCTCGGCATTTTTACGGCTGCGTCCGTTTGGGGCACACACCCTTTTGGAAAGTGTTGAAGGCGACGATAAGGTTGCACGGTATTCGTTTATTGCTATTGGTGAATGGGCGCGTTTACTAGAAGCTGATGGTCAAGCGGTGTTGGTCGGTCCTGAAGGTACCGAAGTTTCTAATGATCCATTAGAGCTCATTCGTCGTCAACAACAGCGCCAACGCATTGCAGTGCCGCAGGAGATTGAATGGCCGTTTGTTGGCGGAGCGATTGGATATTTCGGATATGACTGGATAAGGCGGTTGGAAAAATTGCCGCGGCGGCACGCTAAACGGGGTCCAGATTGGGAGTGGGTCTGGCCGAAAGCGGTTATTGCGTTCGATCACCGCAAGCAACAAGTCGCGGTGATAGTCGAATCATTACGCGATCAAATGGATCAAGCATTTACCCGGATGGAAATTCTCGTCGATGCATTACGTCAGCCGCTGATGTTGGCTGAACCTCATGTCAGACAATTAACGCCAATTAAGTCAAATATGACGCGTGAATATTATAACCAGATGATAAAGCGGGCCAAAGACTATATCTTAGCCGGTGACATCTTTCAAGTGGTATTGTCCCAAACTTTATCGACCCATATCTCGGGCGATCCATTTTCGCTATATCGGAAATTACGTCATATCAATCCCTCGCCTTACTTATTCTATTTAGAAACCCCGCGGCGGACACTGGCTGGATCTTCCCCTGAAGCCTTAGTGCGCGTGACCAATCATGTGGCTTCGAATCGACCTATTGCGGGGACGCGAAAGCGCGGGGCGAATGCAGCGGAGGACGAGCGATTATGGAATGAGTTAATTGCTGATCCCAAAGAAAAAGCCGAGCACGTGATGCTTGTCGATCTGGCTCGTAATGATTTGGGGCGGGTTTGCGAATATGGCTCTGTAACCGTATCCCAATTTATGACCAAGGAAATCTATTCTCATGTGATGCACATTGTCTCGGAAGTGCAAGGACATCTCAAACCGCAATATGACGCCCTCGATGCTTTAGCGGCATGTTTTCCCGCGGGCACGTTAACAGGCGCTCCAAAAATCCGGGCAATGGAAATCATTGAAGAATTAGAGCCTGAGGCTCGGGGAGCCTATGGCGGTATTGTGGGGTATCTATCCCACCGGGGCGATCTCGATGCCTGTATTACTATTCGCACACTAGATGTGATGGGAGACACGGTGTCGGTCCAAGCTGGGGGCGGCATTGTTGCTGACTCGCAAGTGGAATTTGAATTTCAGGAATCGATGAATAAAGCGGCGGCAGCTCTTTCTGTGTTACATGCCACTGAGGAGGAATGGCTGTGA
- the aroF gene encoding 3-deoxy-7-phosphoheptulonate synthase, with protein MIVVMKKNAPEQDIDAVTERLKSEGFQVHISRGVEKTIIGVIGEGTEEVIRLASMQSVEQVVPVRRPYKLVSRDFHPDDTVVQVGNAKFGSKQVVVIAGPCAVEGHEQVMQAARVVHDLGLMVLRGGAYKPRTSPYSFQGMGVEGLKILAEARERFGLMVVTEAVDRESLNYVAEWADIIQIGARNMQNFELLKAAGHSNKPVLLKRGLSATIDEWLMAAEYIAANGNPNIILCERGIRTYETKTRNTLDLSAIPVVKQLSHLPIIIDPSHSTGQWSWVAPMARAAVAAGADGLIIEAHPNPTEALSDGPQSLSLPHLSELVESLRPIAEAVGRTL; from the coding sequence ATGATTGTCGTCATGAAGAAAAATGCTCCAGAGCAAGACATCGATGCCGTTACAGAACGGTTGAAATCGGAAGGATTTCAAGTGCATATCTCACGGGGAGTCGAAAAAACGATAATTGGGGTAATAGGCGAAGGAACAGAGGAGGTAATTCGTTTGGCATCCATGCAATCGGTTGAGCAAGTTGTTCCCGTAAGACGGCCCTACAAATTAGTGAGCCGTGATTTTCATCCTGATGATACGGTAGTTCAAGTGGGAAATGCCAAATTTGGGAGCAAGCAAGTGGTTGTGATTGCCGGACCGTGCGCGGTCGAAGGTCATGAACAGGTTATGCAGGCCGCTCGTGTTGTACATGATCTGGGACTCATGGTTCTGCGTGGAGGCGCCTACAAACCCCGAACCTCGCCTTACAGTTTCCAAGGTATGGGAGTTGAAGGACTTAAGATTTTAGCTGAAGCGCGAGAGCGATTTGGACTGATGGTCGTGACCGAAGCTGTTGATCGGGAAAGTTTAAATTATGTGGCTGAGTGGGCCGACATTATTCAAATTGGTGCCCGTAACATGCAAAACTTTGAGTTATTAAAGGCCGCAGGACATTCGAATAAACCCGTGCTATTAAAGCGGGGGCTTTCGGCCACGATTGACGAGTGGCTGATGGCTGCCGAATACATTGCCGCCAATGGGAATCCCAATATTATTTTGTGTGAGCGCGGAATTCGGACTTACGAAACTAAGACCCGAAACACCCTAGATTTAAGTGCAATCCCTGTGGTAAAGCAGTTATCCCATCTCCCAATTATTATTGATCCGTCCCACTCAACCGGACAATGGAGCTGGGTTGCACCCATGGCACGAGCGGCCGTCGCTGCTGGCGCTGACGGTTTAATAATCGAGGCTCACCCCAATCCCACGGAAGCATTGTCCGATGGTCCGCAGAGTCTCAGCCTTCCTCACTTGAGCGAGTTAGTTGAGTCTTTGCGTCCCATTGCCGAAGCGGTAGGACGGACCTTGTGA
- a CDS encoding prephenate dehydrogenase has protein sequence MKVGVIGLGLIGGSVAKACLRAGWTVYAYDVNSRVIERAREEGIIVDTTWQQWIQDIDQIVLATPLNDVAIWIPRILNHSQAGCTIVDMSSVKGIFQSIYAQIQPPFALLSLHPMAGKEVRGFEHSDSRLFEGRSCLIVEVEGIRPDPHLVQQWMTVLGSNPVWVPWDQHDQLMSLVSHTPYLISAAVLTLAKNSDNTLPLWPQVVGTGFLDVTRIGASDERLWKEILKANEGHIRETFAQFTQLIHEWNDQIQRGEWPKALQDTAAIRNKAVSKFPRTSSPPNG, from the coding sequence GTGAAAGTCGGGGTCATTGGATTGGGGTTAATTGGCGGGTCGGTGGCAAAAGCCTGCCTGAGGGCTGGATGGACAGTCTATGCCTATGACGTGAATTCTCGGGTAATCGAACGAGCACGAGAAGAGGGAATTATTGTCGATACGACATGGCAACAGTGGATTCAAGACATTGATCAAATTGTCTTGGCCACGCCCTTGAACGATGTTGCTATATGGATCCCACGAATCTTAAATCACTCCCAGGCGGGTTGTACGATTGTTGATATGAGCTCGGTCAAAGGCATATTTCAATCCATTTATGCGCAAATTCAACCCCCATTCGCCCTATTATCCCTGCATCCAATGGCCGGCAAGGAGGTTCGAGGCTTTGAACATAGCGATAGCCGCTTGTTTGAAGGTCGCTCGTGTTTGATTGTGGAGGTCGAGGGAATCCGCCCAGACCCTCATCTCGTTCAACAATGGATGACCGTTTTGGGAAGTAATCCGGTATGGGTGCCATGGGATCAGCACGATCAGCTGATGAGTCTGGTAAGCCATACTCCCTATTTGATTTCCGCAGCCGTCTTGACGCTGGCCAAAAACTCGGACAACACGCTACCTTTGTGGCCTCAAGTGGTGGGAACAGGTTTTCTGGATGTGACACGCATTGGTGCCAGTGATGAACGATTATGGAAAGAAATACTCAAAGCGAATGAAGGGCATATAAGAGAAACTTTTGCGCAATTTACGCAATTAATTCACGAATGGAACGACCAAATTCAACGCGGGGAATGGCCGAAAGCGTTGCAGGATACTGCAGCCATCCGTAACAAGGCCGTATCAAAATTTCCCCGGACCTCCTCACCGCCAAATGGCTAA